The Helianthus annuus cultivar XRQ/B chromosome 15, HanXRQr2.0-SUNRISE, whole genome shotgun sequence genomic sequence ctctgagtgaattaaacactagccttttgtgtttaatctcagttacacaattgcacattcctcgattctcgagtctagacaaagaacttaggaaatatccaaaattgttttattttctaactttgtcttatatatattttgttgtgtcacttgtttgatttttgacaggttcacaaatgccgccacgtatgagaggaagaggaaggggacaagGAGCATATGCAGCCCCAAACGACCATGAAGCCGGACCTTCGCACAGGCGAACACCTTCAGGCTCCCATAACACAGATACTCAAAATCTGTGGAGGTCTTTTACTGAACCCGCAAGGCACTCGAtttcactgagtacctcaccttctatcccacactcctttgggcctcaatcagaaaatgagccccacaactctcACCGGTCCTATATTCCTCTCCAAGGACACCAATCACCCTTTGACCACCCATCACCTGTTTTCCAAGGCCTGTACAACCCCGCTGACTACCTTGATGTGCCTATGGGTcttaacccacttggaccagaAGACCATTTTCCTGGTGACAATGCGATGGATGTCGATGAAGATACCGATCCCTCAATGCCACCATCTGGAACTCCGAACCACCCtatcgagatttctgatgggtcacCATTTGTGGGATCACCATACAATGGTCCCGACAGCTTTGAGGAGAGATTCAGGCAGTATGACTGGGTATTTACCCCTAGTTACCTTAACTCTCCCCTGCACCAGCCGCAACACAGCTCTCCCTTGCACCCCCAGCAACAGCCtcaacagcagccacagcagcagcagaatccttctgaggattcccGACTTGTCGCGGTCACTCCACCGCtgccaccacctccggttttgcctcccCCGCCTCCGAGGCGAAGACAAACGAACGCACGGATTTCCGCACGAGGGGGAGTGcgcatcggcacccctccacattcagGTGGCAGCCGGTACTCGCCACTTCACGAAGaaccagagatgggagaatcttcaCATCCCGTCTCAGAAGTAACTTCTGCACCAatcgcgccaccaccaccacaggattTCGGAGACCCAATCCCTGCTTATACTAGCGCGGCAGCATACAATCCCTTCGAGCAACCGATCCACACAGGTTATAACTTTACAGAGGATCCCTACTGGGTAGCTGCGAACTACAACTCTCTCCATCCGGAAggtacttttggaggtccctgggctacgggacaatcgacCTATGGATACCCATCATATGGAtatcagcagccgcagcctcctcaaccaccgcatTATCCGCTACCACTGCAGGCACCGATGATGTCGCCGCcacaagttcaagaaatccttcaaGGGATAAATGAAGTGCGACGAGAGATGCGACATGAATTACGGGAAGATCGTCGGCATAATCGTGGGATGTTTAAGAAAATGGTGGATTTAATCAAGGGAAAAAGCAAGAAGGACTACTAAATCCTTTGTTTGCTAGTTTATTtaatcatgtccctgcgaggacatttatttctGTACTCTGCCCCTACGTGGGCATATTTTATTCCTttctgttctacccctgcgtgggtttgtttgtttctgtttgacccctgcgtgggtttgtttgttagtttagcccctgcgtg encodes the following:
- the LOC110887300 gene encoding extensin-like, whose protein sequence is MGLNPLGPEDHFPGDNAMDVDEDTDPSMPPSGTPNHPIEISDGSPFVGSPYNGPDSFEERFRQYDWVFTPSYLNSPLHQPQHSSPLHPQQQPQQQPQQQQNPSEDSRLVAVTPPLPPPPVLPPPPPRRRQTNARISARGGVRIGTPPHSGGSRYSPLHEEPEMGESSHPVSEVTSAPIAPPPPQDFGDPIPAYTSAAAYNPFEQPIHTGYNFTEDPYWVAANYNSLHPEGTFGGPWATGQSTYGYPSYGYQQPQPPQPPHYPLPLQAPMMSPPQVQEILQGINEVRREMRHELREDRRHNRGMFKKMVDLIKGKSKKDY